Proteins from a genomic interval of Amycolatopsis sp. cg13:
- a CDS encoding sensor histidine kinase: MDERSEVTQDDAWQRSFWSWEVLFAVAYVATAVLVLVNDGSATAKIVAEAALGTIAVGYLAVGRRVVHGEDNETIRVVAAVALIALSATAILATTTASFVLFVACPLVFMLLELRPGIVATTLLILLEPVSAVLSGGWDNGLLSVLLPMTAILIVFSVLAGKFTSDVLRQSRARAELIRELESSQAEVARLSREAGTAAERERLAREIHDTLAQGFTSIITLTQAIESELDTDLSTVRKHLALAHRTARENLAEARAMVAALAPSDLATGSLPEAVQRQADRLAEELSIPVECEVDDALPPLSTAVEVVLLRAAQEALSNVRKHSGATLVRVRLSAVDGAIRLRVADNGCGFTPDADGSGFGLRGMRSRAEQVGGALEVRTGANGGTELELEVPA; encoded by the coding sequence GTGGACGAACGAAGCGAAGTGACCCAGGACGACGCGTGGCAGCGGTCGTTCTGGTCCTGGGAAGTGCTGTTCGCGGTCGCCTACGTGGCGACCGCGGTCCTGGTGCTCGTCAACGACGGTTCGGCCACCGCGAAGATCGTGGCCGAAGCCGCGCTGGGCACGATCGCCGTCGGGTATCTGGCCGTGGGCCGGCGCGTCGTGCACGGCGAGGACAACGAGACCATTCGCGTCGTCGCGGCGGTGGCGCTGATCGCGTTGAGCGCCACCGCCATTCTCGCGACCACCACGGCGAGTTTCGTGCTGTTCGTCGCCTGCCCGCTGGTGTTCATGCTGCTGGAGCTGCGCCCCGGGATCGTCGCGACGACGCTGCTGATCCTGCTCGAACCCGTCTCCGCGGTGCTGAGCGGCGGCTGGGACAACGGGTTGCTGTCGGTCCTGCTGCCGATGACCGCGATCCTCATCGTCTTCAGCGTGCTGGCCGGGAAGTTCACCAGCGATGTACTGCGGCAAAGCCGCGCCCGCGCCGAACTGATCCGCGAACTGGAATCGAGCCAGGCCGAAGTCGCCCGGCTGTCGCGCGAAGCGGGCACCGCGGCCGAACGAGAACGGCTGGCGCGGGAAATCCACGACACGCTCGCCCAGGGGTTCACCAGCATCATCACGCTGACCCAGGCGATCGAGTCCGAACTGGACACTGATCTGTCCACAGTGCGCAAACATCTCGCGCTCGCCCATCGCACCGCCCGCGAGAATCTCGCCGAAGCCCGCGCGATGGTCGCCGCACTCGCACCGTCCGATTTGGCCACTGGCTCGCTGCCGGAAGCGGTGCAGCGTCAAGCAGATCGGCTCGCCGAGGAACTAAGCATTCCGGTTGAGTGCGAAGTGGACGATGCTTTGCCGCCACTGTCCACTGCGGTCGAAGTGGTGCTGCTGCGCGCGGCGCAAGAAGCGCTGTCGAACGTGCGCAAGCACTCGGGTGCGACGCTCGTCCGCGTGCGGCTGTCCGCTGTGGACGGAGCGATACGGTTGCGAGTAGCGGACAACGGGTGCGGCTTCACCCCGGATGCCGACGGAAGCGGATTCGGGTTGCGCGGCATGCGTTCGCGGGCCGAGCAGGTGGGCGGCGCGCTGGAAGTGCGGACCGGCGCGAACGGCGGCACCGAACTGGAACTGGAGGTGCCCGCGTGA
- a CDS encoding ABC transporter permease: MTTTMAVPGTFSLGLARGALELRQFFRNREQVVFTFSLPAVLMILLGSILDGPTAQTGVSSGQLLAAGMIGAGIVSTSFNSVGIGIAADREIGALKRLRGTPMPAAAYFVGKMVMVAVTSVAQTVLMAAVAMLMFHLELPSDPAKWLTLLWVLLLGIVSSTLLGISISSVARSAAGTVALVQLVYLVLQFISGVFVTPITHLPRIMVDVASFFPLKWICQGFRSVFLPPEAATQEMAGTWELPKVALVLAVWCVVGLVLARVTFRWTNEAK, translated from the coding sequence GTGACCACGACCATGGCCGTGCCGGGCACGTTCAGCCTCGGCCTCGCCCGCGGCGCGCTCGAACTGCGGCAGTTCTTCCGCAACCGCGAGCAGGTGGTGTTCACCTTCTCGCTGCCCGCGGTGCTGATGATCCTGCTCGGCTCCATCCTCGACGGCCCGACCGCGCAGACCGGGGTGTCGTCCGGGCAGCTGCTCGCCGCCGGGATGATCGGCGCGGGCATCGTGTCGACTTCGTTCAACAGCGTCGGCATCGGCATCGCCGCGGACCGGGAAATCGGTGCGCTCAAACGATTGCGCGGCACGCCGATGCCGGCGGCGGCCTACTTCGTCGGCAAGATGGTGATGGTCGCGGTGACCAGCGTGGCGCAGACCGTCCTGATGGCCGCGGTGGCGATGCTGATGTTCCACCTCGAACTGCCGTCCGACCCGGCGAAGTGGCTGACCCTGCTCTGGGTGCTGCTGCTCGGGATCGTGTCCTCGACGCTGCTCGGCATCTCGATCAGCTCGGTCGCCCGGTCCGCGGCCGGAACCGTGGCGCTGGTGCAGCTGGTGTACTTGGTGCTGCAGTTCATCTCCGGGGTGTTCGTCACGCCGATCACGCATCTGCCGAGGATCATGGTCGACGTCGCGTCGTTCTTCCCGCTGAAATGGATCTGCCAGGGCTTCCGCTCGGTGTTCCTGCCGCCGGAGGCCGCGACCCAGGAAATGGCGGGGACATGGGAGCTTCCGAAGGTGGCGCTGGTGCTGGCGGTGTGGTGCGTGGTGGGCCTGGTGCTCGCGAGGGTGACGTTCCGGTGGACGAACGAAGCGAAGTGA
- a CDS encoding ABC transporter ATP-binding protein — protein sequence MSTAVRVRGLRKEYPGHLAVAGIDLDIHDGEVFALLGPNGAGKTTTVEILEGHRQRTAGEAAVLGEDPGTAGRAWRARLGIVLQTATDAAELTVAETVRHFAKYYPNPRDPEEVIDQVGLTAKAGARVKSLSGGQRRRVDVALGIVGRPELLFLDEPTTGFDPEARRQFWGLIDGLAHEGTTILLTTHYLDEVEALADRLAVLARGSVVAEGTPATLGGRERAEAVVRWQDDRGSHEERTQFPTKLVSQLAGAQGELAGLTVTRPSLEDVYLDLIGEKP from the coding sequence ATGAGCACAGCAGTGCGAGTGCGCGGACTGCGCAAGGAGTACCCGGGCCACCTCGCCGTGGCCGGGATCGATCTCGACATCCACGACGGCGAGGTGTTCGCCCTGCTCGGGCCCAACGGCGCGGGCAAAACGACCACCGTCGAGATCCTGGAGGGGCACCGGCAGCGGACGGCGGGGGAAGCCGCGGTCCTCGGCGAGGACCCGGGTACCGCGGGACGCGCGTGGCGCGCCCGCCTCGGCATCGTGTTGCAAACGGCGACCGACGCTGCGGAACTGACCGTCGCGGAAACCGTGCGGCACTTCGCGAAGTACTACCCGAACCCGCGGGATCCGGAAGAGGTGATCGACCAGGTCGGCCTCACCGCGAAGGCGGGCGCGCGGGTGAAGTCGCTGTCCGGCGGGCAACGCCGCCGCGTGGACGTCGCACTCGGCATCGTCGGCCGTCCGGAACTGCTGTTCCTCGACGAGCCCACCACCGGATTCGACCCCGAAGCGCGGCGGCAGTTCTGGGGACTCATCGACGGGCTCGCCCACGAGGGCACCACAATCCTGCTGACGACGCATTACCTGGACGAGGTCGAGGCGCTGGCCGACCGGCTCGCCGTGCTCGCCCGCGGTTCGGTCGTCGCGGAGGGGACGCCGGCGACGCTCGGCGGCCGCGAACGCGCCGAGGCCGTCGTACGGTGGCAGGACGACCGCGGCAGTCACGAGGAACGCACGCAGTTCCCGACGAAGCTCGTCTCGCAACTCGCTGGCGCGCAAGGGGAACTCGCCGGCCTCACCGTGACGCGTCCCAGCCTGGAAGACGTCTATCTCGACCTGATCGGGGAAAAACCGTGA
- a CDS encoding SDR family oxidoreductase: protein MTASDGVRLSVRVSGNPDGPTVVLVHGYPDNSSMWDGVAEELRREHRVVVYDVRGAGESDKPRARRAYRLDQLADDLAAVVDEVQPFGTVHLVAHDWGSIQAWHAVTGDRLRGRIASYTSLSGPSLDHAGAWFRDQLTRPTPRRLGHALRQFLHSYYIVAFQVPLIPELLWRTGIMRTMIRKLEPAETSPKTSDGVHGLKLYRANMGPRLSRPQPRPADIPVQVLAPTGDSYVTAPLQTEVERWVPDLHVRRVIGSHWITRTKPAVVASAAAELIASVETGEETRALRRARVGGSSGRFAHRLVVITGAGSGIGRETALAFAAEGADVVVSDINGDSAAETAKLVRERGVDAGEYTVDSSDGEAVARFAEQVRDEFGVPDIVVNNAGIGMSGPFLDTTIEDWEKVVDVNLWGVIHGCRAFAPMMKERAEGGQIVNLASAAAYLPSRILTAYGTTKAAVLALSNGLRAELAAEGIGVTAVCPGLVNTNITSTTKFVGVDEVEEKRRQKESSKLYARRNFGPERVARDILRAVEKNVAIQPSTPEAKVALVLSRLTPGLLRAAAKLDVTP, encoded by the coding sequence GTGACTGCCAGCGACGGAGTCCGCCTTTCGGTCCGGGTGAGCGGCAACCCGGACGGGCCCACGGTCGTGCTCGTGCACGGATACCCGGACAACAGCTCGATGTGGGACGGCGTCGCTGAGGAGCTGCGCCGCGAGCACCGCGTGGTCGTCTACGACGTGCGCGGCGCGGGCGAATCCGACAAACCGCGAGCGCGCCGGGCGTACCGGCTGGACCAGCTCGCCGACGACCTCGCCGCGGTGGTCGACGAGGTGCAACCGTTCGGCACGGTCCACCTCGTCGCGCACGACTGGGGTTCGATCCAGGCCTGGCACGCGGTCACCGGCGACCGGCTGCGCGGCCGGATCGCCTCGTACACCTCGCTTTCCGGGCCTAGCCTCGATCACGCGGGCGCGTGGTTCCGCGACCAGCTGACCCGGCCGACGCCGCGTCGTCTCGGGCACGCGCTGCGGCAGTTCCTGCACTCGTACTACATCGTCGCGTTCCAGGTGCCGTTGATTCCGGAACTGTTGTGGCGCACCGGAATCATGCGCACGATGATCCGGAAGCTGGAGCCCGCCGAAACGTCGCCGAAGACGTCCGACGGCGTGCACGGCCTGAAGCTGTACCGGGCGAACATGGGCCCGCGGCTGTCCCGGCCGCAGCCGCGTCCGGCGGACATCCCGGTGCAGGTGCTCGCGCCGACCGGCGATTCGTACGTCACCGCGCCGCTGCAGACCGAGGTCGAGCGCTGGGTGCCGGATCTGCATGTCCGGCGCGTGATCGGGTCGCACTGGATCACCCGGACTAAACCCGCAGTGGTCGCTTCTGCGGCTGCTGAACTGATTGCTTCGGTGGAAACCGGCGAGGAAACCCGCGCGCTGCGGCGTGCTCGGGTTGGCGGCTCCAGCGGTCGCTTTGCGCACCGTCTCGTGGTCATTACTGGTGCGGGCAGCGGGATCGGCCGGGAGACCGCGCTGGCGTTCGCGGCCGAGGGCGCGGACGTGGTCGTCAGCGACATCAACGGCGATTCGGCCGCGGAGACCGCGAAACTGGTGCGGGAACGCGGAGTCGACGCCGGTGAGTACACAGTGGATTCTTCGGACGGCGAGGCAGTCGCCCGGTTCGCCGAGCAGGTGCGTGACGAGTTCGGCGTGCCGGACATCGTGGTGAACAACGCCGGGATCGGCATGTCCGGCCCGTTCCTCGACACGACGATCGAGGACTGGGAGAAGGTCGTGGACGTCAACCTGTGGGGCGTGATCCACGGGTGCCGCGCGTTCGCGCCGATGATGAAGGAACGCGCCGAGGGCGGGCAGATCGTCAACCTCGCTTCTGCGGCGGCCTATCTGCCGTCGAGGATCCTCACCGCTTACGGCACCACGAAGGCGGCTGTTCTCGCGCTGAGCAACGGTTTGCGTGCGGAGCTGGCGGCCGAGGGAATCGGTGTCACGGCAGTGTGTCCGGGACTGGTGAATACCAACATCACCAGCACCACCAAGTTCGTCGGTGTGGACGAGGTCGAGGAGAAGCGGCGGCAGAAGGAATCGTCGAAGCTCTACGCTCGGCGCAATTTCGGTCCGGAACGGGTGGCGCGCGACATTTTGCGTGCGGTGGAGAAGAACGTCGCGATCCAACCGTCCACTCCGGAAGCGAAGGTCGCGCTGGTCCTTTCGCGACTGACTCCGGGTTTGCTGCGGGCGGCTGCGAAACTGGACGTCACGCCGTGA
- a CDS encoding TetR/AcrR family transcriptional regulator, translating to MTAQARRDDLIAAALDLFGTRAPELVTVDDIVARAEVSRPLFYRYFPSLRELQMQALRTVTDGLVDRLATLEEGPPEERLRAAVRGLVDVAAHYREGYVALLRSGSVIATSETDAAIDEVRNRAVELILEALPIPEPSPLVLLTLRCWTAVVEGALLSWLQEGTVPRETLDGWLVDQLTAMLAATDAHLAKTP from the coding sequence ATGACCGCGCAGGCCCGGCGGGACGACCTCATCGCGGCGGCGCTGGACCTGTTCGGCACCAGGGCCCCGGAATTGGTCACGGTGGACGACATCGTGGCACGCGCCGAGGTGTCGCGGCCGTTGTTCTACCGGTATTTCCCGAGCCTGCGGGAATTGCAAATGCAGGCGTTGCGGACGGTCACCGACGGCCTTGTCGATCGGCTCGCGACGCTTGAAGAAGGCCCACCGGAAGAACGGCTGCGCGCGGCCGTACGCGGTCTCGTCGATGTCGCCGCGCACTACCGCGAAGGCTACGTTGCGTTGCTGCGCAGCGGTTCAGTCATCGCGACTTCAGAGACGGACGCGGCGATCGACGAGGTCCGCAACCGCGCCGTCGAGCTGATCCTGGAAGCGCTGCCGATCCCCGAACCGTCGCCGTTGGTGCTGCTGACGCTGCGCTGCTGGACCGCCGTGGTCGAAGGCGCGTTGCTGTCGTGGCTGCAGGAAGGCACCGTCCCGCGCGAAACGCTGGACGGCTGGCTCGTCGATCAGCTCACCGCGATGCTCGCCGCCACCGACGCGCACCTGGCCAAAACGCCGTGA
- a CDS encoding citrate synthase 2: MTTSTISTTNEADDGFRPGLEGIVAFRTEIAEPDRDGGALRYRGVDIEDLAGKVTFGDVWGLLVDGRFGHGLPPAEPFPLPVHTGDVRVDVQAALAMLAPIWGYRPLLDITDEEARDQLARASVMALSYVAQSARGIGQPAVPQSRVDEAKSITERFMIRWRGEPDPAHVKAVDAYWVSAAEHGLNASTFTARVIASTGADVAAALSGAIGAMSGPLHGGAPARVLPMIEEVERSGDARALVKGILDRKERLMGFGHRVYRAEDPRARVLRRTCKELGAERYEVAAALEQAALAELRERRPDHPIETNVEFWAAVILDFAKVPPHMMPAMFSSARTAGWAAHILEQKQTGRLVRPSAKYVGPGPRTPSEVEGWNLISQA; the protein is encoded by the coding sequence GTGACTACCTCCACGATCAGCACAACCAACGAAGCCGACGACGGGTTCCGGCCCGGGCTCGAGGGCATCGTCGCGTTTCGGACCGAAATCGCCGAACCCGACCGGGACGGCGGTGCACTGCGCTACCGCGGCGTCGACATCGAGGACCTCGCCGGGAAGGTGACCTTCGGCGACGTATGGGGCCTCCTGGTCGACGGCCGGTTCGGGCACGGGCTTCCGCCCGCCGAGCCGTTCCCGCTTCCGGTGCACACCGGCGACGTGCGGGTCGACGTCCAGGCCGCGCTCGCCATGCTCGCCCCGATCTGGGGCTACCGTCCGCTGCTCGACATCACCGACGAGGAAGCGCGCGACCAGCTCGCCCGCGCTTCGGTGATGGCGCTGTCCTACGTCGCGCAGTCCGCGCGCGGCATCGGCCAGCCCGCGGTGCCGCAGTCGCGGGTCGACGAGGCGAAGTCGATCACCGAGCGGTTCATGATCCGCTGGCGCGGCGAACCGGACCCGGCGCACGTCAAGGCGGTCGACGCGTACTGGGTTTCCGCCGCCGAGCACGGCCTCAACGCCTCCACCTTCACCGCGCGCGTCATCGCCTCCACCGGGGCGGACGTCGCGGCGGCTCTGTCCGGCGCGATCGGCGCGATGTCCGGCCCGCTGCACGGCGGCGCCCCGGCGCGCGTGCTGCCGATGATCGAGGAGGTCGAGCGTTCGGGCGACGCCCGCGCGCTGGTCAAGGGCATCCTCGACCGCAAGGAGCGGCTGATGGGCTTCGGCCACCGCGTGTACCGCGCGGAGGACCCGCGTGCCCGCGTGCTGCGCCGCACCTGCAAGGAACTGGGCGCCGAACGCTACGAGGTCGCCGCCGCGCTGGAGCAGGCCGCGCTGGCCGAGCTGCGCGAACGCCGTCCGGACCACCCGATCGAAACGAACGTCGAGTTCTGGGCCGCGGTGATCCTGGACTTCGCGAAGGTGCCGCCGCACATGATGCCGGCGATGTTCTCCTCCGCGCGCACCGCCGGCTGGGCGGCGCACATCCTGGAGCAGAAGCAGACCGGCCGCCTGGTCCGTCCGTCGGCGAAGTACGTCGGCCCCGGCCCGCGCACGCCTTCCGAGGTCGAGGGCTGGAACCTCATCTCCCAGGCCTGA
- a CDS encoding urease subunit gamma: MHLSPQERDKLLVHVAADVARKRLERGVRLNHPEAVALITDYVIEGARDGRTVSELAAGGRTVLTRAQVLDGVPEMVDSVQVEATFPDGTKLVTVHEPIG; encoded by the coding sequence ATGCACCTGAGCCCGCAGGAACGCGACAAACTGCTGGTCCACGTCGCGGCGGACGTTGCTCGCAAACGGCTCGAACGCGGTGTCCGGCTCAATCACCCCGAAGCCGTCGCGCTCATTACCGACTACGTCATCGAAGGCGCCCGCGACGGGCGCACGGTCAGTGAATTGGCGGCGGGCGGGCGCACCGTGCTCACGCGGGCGCAAGTGCTCGACGGGGTGCCGGAAATGGTGGATTCCGTCCAGGTGGAAGCCACCTTTCCGGACGGCACGAAGCTCGTCACGGTGCACGAACCGATCGGTTGA
- a CDS encoding urease subunit beta, which produces MRPGEIIPGEEPVPLNPGRARVRLRVRNLGDRPVQVGSHYHFAAVNPGLEFDREAARGHRLDVPAGTSVRFEPGIDREVDLVPLSGNRRVPGLRAEYAGEF; this is translated from the coding sequence TTGCGGCCAGGCGAGATCATTCCCGGCGAGGAGCCGGTGCCGCTGAATCCGGGTCGCGCCCGGGTCCGGCTGCGCGTGCGCAACCTCGGCGACCGGCCGGTGCAGGTCGGGTCGCACTATCACTTCGCCGCGGTCAACCCCGGCCTGGAGTTCGACCGCGAAGCGGCTCGCGGGCATCGGCTCGACGTGCCTGCCGGGACCTCCGTGCGCTTCGAGCCGGGCATCGACCGGGAGGTCGATCTGGTGCCGCTCAGCGGAAACCGGCGGGTGCCGGGGCTGCGCGCCGAATATGCCGGGGAGTTCTGA
- a CDS encoding urease subunit alpha — translation MPEIDRARYAELFGPTAGDRIRLADTDLLIEVTEDRSMGPGGSGDEVLFGGGKVIRESMGQGMATRAEGAPDLVITGAVILDHWGVVKADVGVRDGRIVGIGKAGNPDTMDGVDPALVIGPSTEVLAGNGKILTAGGIDCHVHFVCPQLVDTALAAGLTTLVGGGTGPNEGTKATTVTPGAWNLGRMLSAMDGLPVNVLLLGKGNTVRHEALREQLAAGAGGFKLHEDWGSTPAAIDACLTVADESGVQVAIHTDTLNEAGFLESTVEAIGGRSINAYHTEGAGGGHAPDIIEVSGMANFLPSSTNPTRPHTVNTLDEHLDMLMVCHHLNPSVPEDLAFAESRIRPSTIAAEDVLHDLGAISMMSSDSQAMGRIGEVIIRTWQTAHVMKGRRGALPGDGAADNLRARRYVAKYTINPAIAHGMDAHIGSVEVGKLADLVLWEPKFFGVRPHVVLKGGFPAYAAMGDANASIPTPQPVLARPMFGAAPAVAAASSLHFVAPEALESGLSERFRIARPLVPVANTRRRTKADMVLNDATPAVRVDPDSFAVRVDGELIEPHPVAELPMAQRYFLF, via the coding sequence ATGCCGGAGATCGACCGTGCCCGTTATGCCGAATTGTTCGGCCCGACCGCTGGCGACCGGATCCGGCTCGCGGACACCGACCTGCTGATCGAGGTGACCGAGGACCGGTCGATGGGTCCCGGCGGCAGCGGCGACGAGGTGCTTTTCGGCGGCGGCAAGGTGATCCGCGAGTCGATGGGCCAGGGCATGGCCACCCGTGCCGAAGGCGCGCCCGATCTGGTGATCACCGGCGCGGTGATTCTCGACCACTGGGGTGTCGTCAAGGCGGACGTCGGTGTTCGCGACGGCCGGATCGTCGGCATCGGGAAGGCGGGTAATCCGGATACAATGGACGGTGTCGACCCGGCGCTGGTGATCGGTCCGTCCACGGAAGTGCTGGCGGGCAACGGGAAGATCCTCACCGCGGGCGGCATCGACTGTCACGTCCATTTCGTCTGCCCGCAACTAGTGGACACCGCGCTCGCGGCCGGACTGACCACTTTGGTCGGTGGCGGCACCGGGCCGAACGAGGGCACCAAGGCGACCACGGTGACTCCCGGTGCCTGGAATCTCGGCCGGATGCTGTCCGCAATGGACGGTCTGCCGGTGAATGTGTTGCTGCTGGGAAAGGGAAATACTGTCCGGCACGAGGCGTTGCGGGAGCAACTGGCTGCCGGGGCGGGCGGGTTCAAGCTGCACGAGGATTGGGGATCGACGCCCGCCGCGATCGACGCTTGTCTCACTGTCGCGGACGAATCCGGTGTGCAGGTCGCGATCCACACCGACACCCTCAACGAGGCTGGGTTTCTGGAGTCCACTGTGGAGGCGATCGGCGGACGGTCGATCAACGCCTATCACACCGAGGGGGCTGGCGGCGGCCACGCGCCGGACATCATCGAGGTGTCCGGGATGGCGAACTTCCTTCCGTCCTCGACGAACCCGACCCGGCCGCACACCGTCAACACCCTCGACGAGCACCTCGACATGCTGATGGTGTGCCATCACCTGAACCCGTCGGTGCCTGAGGACCTCGCGTTCGCGGAAAGCCGGATCCGGCCGAGCACGATCGCCGCTGAGGACGTGCTGCACGACCTCGGTGCGATTTCGATGATGAGCTCCGATTCGCAGGCGATGGGGCGGATCGGCGAGGTGATCATTCGGACCTGGCAGACCGCGCACGTGATGAAGGGCCGCCGTGGCGCGCTTCCCGGCGACGGTGCGGCCGACAATCTGCGCGCCCGGCGTTACGTCGCGAAGTACACGATCAACCCGGCGATCGCGCACGGAATGGATGCGCATATCGGCTCGGTGGAGGTTGGCAAACTCGCCGATCTGGTGCTGTGGGAACCGAAATTCTTCGGCGTGCGTCCGCATGTGGTGCTGAAGGGCGGATTCCCGGCGTACGCGGCGATGGGAGACGCGAACGCTTCGATCCCCACGCCGCAGCCGGTGCTCGCGCGGCCGATGTTCGGTGCCGCGCCAGCCGTAGCGGCCGCGTCCAGTCTGCATTTCGTTGCCCCGGAAGCGTTGGAATCCGGGTTGTCGGAACGATTCCGCATCGCCCGGCCCTTGGTGCCGGTCGCGAATACCCGCCGCCGGACGAAGGCGGACATGGTGCTGAACGACGCGACCCCAGCGGTGCGAGTGGATCCGGACAGCTTCGCGGTGCGCGTGGACGGCGAGCTGATCGAACCGCATCCGGTGGCTGAATTGCCCATGGCGCAAAGGTATTTCTTGTTCTGA
- a CDS encoding urease accessory protein UreF, which yields MDPVALILADSRFPGGGHVHSGGLEEVAARGLVRSERDLPGFLFGRLRTAGLLAAAFAAASAHAAARTVESVHWRRLDHELDARTPSLAQREASRAQGRGSARSGRVAWPSPVLSQLLAETPRPHHPIISGALVGIGGGSPFDAAMAVAYLAVSGPASAAVRLLGLDPFAVNAVVARLAGPLREVSEQAAETAGADPADLPAPASPALDLFAEEHARHHQEEVRLFAS from the coding sequence ATGGACCCAGTCGCACTCATCCTCGCCGACTCTCGGTTCCCGGGCGGCGGGCACGTGCATTCCGGCGGCCTCGAAGAGGTGGCGGCACGCGGCCTGGTCCGGTCCGAACGCGACTTGCCGGGATTCCTCTTTGGACGGTTGCGTACCGCGGGACTGCTCGCCGCCGCGTTCGCCGCTGCCTCAGCGCATGCCGCCGCTCGAACCGTCGAGAGTGTCCATTGGCGACGGCTCGATCATGAACTCGACGCACGCACGCCCTCGCTCGCGCAACGGGAAGCGTCGCGAGCGCAGGGCAGGGGCAGCGCACGATCCGGCCGTGTCGCGTGGCCGTCACCAGTGCTGTCACAGCTGCTGGCAGAAACCCCGCGCCCGCACCATCCGATCATCAGCGGCGCGCTCGTCGGCATTGGCGGCGGCAGTCCGTTCGACGCGGCTATGGCGGTCGCCTATCTCGCCGTGAGCGGACCGGCGAGCGCGGCCGTACGTCTGCTCGGGCTGGACCCGTTCGCCGTGAACGCGGTGGTCGCGCGGCTTGCCGGGCCATTGCGCGAAGTGAGCGAGCAGGCCGCCGAGACCGCCGGTGCGGATCCGGCCGATTTGCCAGCTCCAGCGTCGCCGGCGCTGGACTTGTTCGCCGAGGAACACGCTCGGCATCACCAGGAAGAGGTGCGTCTCTTTGCCAGCTGA
- the ureG gene encoding urease accessory protein UreG: MPAEHGHGHFHAVNFDPTAAEPDHYDAAPTAGRAYRIGIGGPVGSGKTALTAALCRALGAEYNLAVVTNDIYTTEDADFLRRAGVLDPERIEAVQTGACPHTAIRDDITANLDAVEKLEEKFPGLELVIVESGGDNLTAVFSRGLADSQIFVVDVAGGDKVPRKGGPGVTTADLLVINKTDLAPLVGADLTVMTSDAHHMRGDLPVFAQSLVDTPDAPAVADWVRSLVPVRQG; the protein is encoded by the coding sequence TTGCCAGCTGAACACGGTCACGGGCACTTCCACGCCGTCAACTTCGACCCGACCGCCGCCGAACCGGACCATTACGACGCGGCGCCGACCGCCGGGCGGGCGTACCGGATCGGCATCGGCGGCCCGGTCGGCAGCGGCAAGACCGCGCTCACCGCGGCGTTGTGCCGCGCGCTGGGCGCCGAATACAACCTGGCCGTGGTCACCAACGACATCTACACGACCGAGGACGCGGACTTCCTGCGCCGAGCAGGCGTCCTCGATCCGGAGCGGATCGAAGCGGTGCAAACCGGAGCCTGCCCGCACACCGCCATCCGCGACGACATCACCGCGAATCTCGACGCGGTGGAAAAGCTGGAGGAAAAGTTCCCCGGCCTGGAATTGGTCATCGTGGAAAGCGGCGGCGACAACCTGACCGCGGTGTTCAGTCGAGGACTCGCCGACAGCCAGATCTTCGTGGTCGACGTCGCGGGCGGCGACAAGGTGCCGCGCAAGGGCGGGCCCGGCGTGACGACGGCTGACCTGCTGGTGATCAACAAAACGGACCTCGCCCCGCTGGTCGGCGCCGACCTGACCGTGATGACCTCGGACGCCCATCACATGCGCGGCGACCTGCCGGTGTTCGCCCAGTCCCTAGTGGACACTCCGGACGCTCCCGCCGTCGCGGACTGGGTGCGCTCGCTGGTGCCGGTCCGGCAGGGGTGA